The following coding sequences are from one Streptomyces sp. NBC_01294 window:
- the rpsF gene encoding 30S ribosomal protein S6: MRHYEVMVILDPDLEERAVSPLIENFLSVVREGNGKVEKVDTWGRRRLAYEIKKKPEGIYSVIDLQAEPAVVKELDRQMNLNESVLRTKVLRPETH; the protein is encoded by the coding sequence ATGCGTCACTACGAAGTGATGGTCATCCTCGACCCCGATCTCGAGGAGCGCGCTGTCTCCCCGCTGATCGAGAACTTCCTTTCTGTCGTCCGTGAGGGCAACGGAAAGGTCGAGAAGGTCGACACCTGGGGCCGTCGTCGTCTCGCTTACGAGATCAAGAAGAAGCCCGAGGGCATCTACTCGGTCATCGACCTTCAGGCCGAGCCTGCGGTCGTCAAGGAGCTTGACCGACAGATGAACCTGAACGAGTCGGTTCTCCGGACCAAGGTCCTTCGCCCCGAGACCCACTGA